The genomic window TTTAAATATGAAATTCATGCTCCGAATGAGACATTACAGATGGCAAGAGGAAGAAGACATTGAGATTAGCAAGATACCAAAATTGCATGTgaatagcaacaaaaaaatgtattaactCCAGATAAATTATAGCTTACTTGGTGAGTGGACAGGAAGTATATATCTGGATCATCAAAAAATGCATCATTCGTCCCATTCCCATGGTGAACATCAAAATCAATGATAAAGACTCGTTTTAATCCATGCACTAGTTGAGCATGACGAGCTGCAATGGCCACATTGCCAAAAACACAAAAGCCCATAGGCCCTTTTGGAATAGCATGATGCCCAGGAGGTCTGATCAAAGCAAATCCTGTAGGTGGATTCTGGCTGCAATTAGATGCTGCAACCTGACATATGACAGAAGATTTTTCCTGATAGTCAATAAAGGAACTTTCCTATCTTTACAAGTACCATCTTgcttcaaaaacaacaaatttaaatatcaacGTATAAATAGTGTTTTAGAAATTAGGGTCAACAAAGCTGGATTTCATCGAGTGAAATGAACATTGAACAGAGAAGATTATCATAAAGAGACTAACATTCCAGGAAGATTATCATAAAGAGACTAACATTCCAGGTTGAGACATCACCACTGAATCGACCAAGGTTAGTCCTGCTCCAGCTGCCACAAGTGACTCCCGGAACGTCTGAATCATAATGTCTTGATAAGAAAGAGTATGACAAATAGCACATAttgttaattaaaacaaagaacttGTATTGAAGCACCAAACTCTCCCTCATAGAAAGTGGTTATACAATCTAATGATTGAATACATATCCagtcattgatattttttttcaagagaggTAACATAATATAATAGCACATATCctatttttatcataagaaACGGAAAgccattaggaaaaaaaaattgcatctatACTCTAAAGTAAGCAAGAATTCACAAGCCCAAAAACAGAAAAGCAGAAACACCTAAACAAATGTACTCACAGTGGCAGTAGCATATGTTGGTCCAGACCCATCGATATAAATAATGCCCTGTTCTGAAGCTTGATCCATAGCCTAAGTAAGAATGACCAATAGAATTAGTCATTGAAGTAACAGTATTTAGCCTAAAAGACagacagacacacacacacacacccacacacacagagggagagagagattgcAACCACCTATAGTGGTCtggaaaagaaataaacaataaaacagaAGGGGTTATCCATGTAACAGGTTCTTTCACCTTTGCAAAATGTTTTCATGTTTCTATGATCCTAAGAATAGCCAAGACAAAAAACAGAGGAGGGAAAAAACAGCAGAGAGAGAAGATGGTCAAGGCAAAACTACCTTCTCAAGGCCTGCTACATAAGCTCTGGCATGAACATTTGCAATGTCATCCAGTGAAGCAGGCTTGAAATCTTGAAGTTCAATGATCTCAGAACCACGAAACtgaattcagaaaaaaaaaaaagtactcaATACACTTAACCAGGTAAGAAATGGTTCCATTCTTGATACATACCAttgaaaaagaatgagagattGAACTTCTCAAAATTTCcatgatttttcatttgttatAAACAGATGATCCTTTTAGTACATTTCAGTTTTTCATCAGTTTGTAAAGCAATTTTACCCAGCATTGCTGTTTGTTATGCAAGGTTTTAAGAGAGATCTACACAGATTGCATTAGTAGGTCATTCTCAAGACTTGCACTAACAAAATTGTGCTTGGGAGTCCAAAAAATTCTACTTTGCAACACAAAATGGTCACTCTACCAGGGCTTTGCTGAAAGTAAAAGTTATTATTGTTAACTAGTAAAGAAGAACAGCAGTTTTAATGCTAAGAAAAGAGGAAGCAATATGATCCATGAAacatgaaaatagaaaataaaatctgCAAAGAAAAAGCTTATATATACATCCTACCCAACAAATTTTTATTATGCAAGGAAAACTTTATATATGATATAGATAGAATGATTTTTGCATACTAAATAAAATGTAAGCATATTCACAGGCTGATTCCTTCCCTTAATTTTATAGACAAGTCATTCTAGAAAAAACCTTAATTCTATTCACAGTAAACCAATGATTTTAGAGAAATTCTCTTATATATGCGAGCACGAGCACACACATCAGCATGGCTAGAACACTCTTCTTTTATCATAGAATAGTTATTAGAGGAAAGCTCCAAGGCCATTTGTTAACTTTCAgggataaaatacaaaaacttcaACAATGGCGAGTTTTATAGCTCTATCAggggaaaaagataaaaataacaagtaaGACGATAAAATGAGCATAGattgaaaatcataaataagagcatcacattataattatatatatatatatggaaaaatataatagtaaaaaatcCGACAGCTACCTTTGATGTGAGTTCTGCCTTTTCAAGAGCACTCACGATTGCAGGAACTCTAAGATAGGATTCGGGATGTGCCTCCTGTTAgtgaaaaaaatggagaaaaatccatgaacaaagtaaaaaagggaaaaaaaactacaaagagaACCCATGCTCTAACTGTAAAGAAGCAACACCACGGTAAATCAAGAAGTTACTCCCTACGCTGCAAATTGTTTGGCCCTGTACAGTATTCCAACTTTATGTAATGGGACTTGCAGTTGTCATTTCTTCCAGTGTCATAAATTGTACTGAATTTCAAGATCTTCCAATCTTAATGTGACTAGGTATGCTTACGTTTTTTAAGTTTCAGAACCCAAGTATGCTAAAGAAGCACCAAAAAAAGATGGACAAAGccccttcaaatcaggtttaatTTGCTCGTTTTATgatagaataaagaaaagattataAAGGTTGACATGCTCATAACACAAGCCATAGCCAGACTTGATGTATCTTGTTCCCAGAACAAGACAGGCATGTCTCAGAAATGAAACCTTCACAGTTGTAAAGACTCCATAGCACATTAGAACATCCATAATATGAAAGCATAGCTCAGCTGAAGATACCTGGTTATGACCCATGGCAGGCGCAACACTATAAATTACTCGTGCATCAGTTAACTTTTCAATCAGTGGATCCTTGTCTAAACTATATGAGCAAGAAATAGAAAATCCACTGCGCTTTGTGCAGAACTGCCTTCGCAAAATCGAACGCCTCTGAAAATATCTGCACCCTGCAGATTGAGAACCAAAAACAAGCCCCTTATAGCTCTTCTGCTAGTACAGATGATCCcgcaccaaaaataaaatgttcccttaaaaaaaaaagagcaagctttttctttcttgttgagAAATATCATACATGATAACATCAAATGCCACAAAAATCCGGCATGAATAACTAAAGCACCTCCAATCAAATAATAGCTTATCGAGATATTTATCTTGTAATAATCTTAATAATGAATTACATAACATGATATTAAGTGATCAATTTTACCATTCTTCTCAACAAAAACATTTACTTTGAGCAaccattaaaacaacaaaaatttcaagaattgaaCAAACCAACAAGCCTAATCTGTTTATCCCaaagaattatatatttcaaCTATAACAATTCAATCACAACAACCAGAATTTACTATAACAAGTTGAAAGAGACATTATAACAAAAACCCAGATTtacaaaaacaggaaaaaaaaaaggcaatcaaaattgttgaatttatacATTATAATTTTCCAAATACAGCTAATTATTCACAACCCGCCACCAATAAACATCAGtccacttttcttttcttgtaaagATACTTCCTTTCATTGAATAGCAACTAAATTACCATTAAGTACAAAATTTGAGAAAGGAGGAAAGGGTTACCTGCAAAATATGGAAGGCGGAAAGTTTGAAGCTCCATTGAGGTGGATAAGTGAGCTTGTGGCGCTCAAACCTGTAATATTttgtatgtctttttttttccttcttttctttctatggcccgttgtttgttattttttaaaatgcttcttgttcagggtaataataatttttttatttttaatattaatacattaaaaaaatttaatttaaaataaataaataaaatatttttaaaacataaaaaacaaactataattattttatagcattttatttttgaccCGAGAGATGTAGCATAATTTTTCTAGTTATCATCGTAGGcctgaaattatttttgtttttccgaaAATGTCATTTGTGCTAGCTTGTATAgagatttttcattttctagaaaataaaaaattatagaaaacataattattaagtgaaaataaaaattattttctttaaaaaagtattttctagctcttaaacttttttaaaaagtttttgaaaaacccaccaacaaaaacttatttttcatgtttatctGTAATAAAGAAAAGACAAGGACATTGTTTGATTTAcgtgatttatattttttaaggaaaaaagaaaaaataagtgtactaattataagttttataaaataaaaagaaagggtcTTGTCTAGCTTGCctgtaatttaattaaagaatagaagataaagaaaaaacacatgaatcacgtatagtttttattttaattttaataaaataagaaatagataattgacaaaataattttatgactttttcaaaattgaagaaatataaaataatggtCTTAAGAAAACAGTTTCCaattatcttttaaagaaattctgtcttttttttatttttgctttttaaatgtttttggtaaacaatgaaaattaattataataaacatGCTACTTAaactttatcatatttttatctttggtacttgatttatattatggtaatttttatttttaaaatattttttatttgaaaaataatattaaattgatgttattttaagtattttttaatatttttaatttaataatatcaaaaattaaaaaatattttttaaaaaaaaaaacatcaattctcATGCAAGTCACGGTTGTTACAAAGGGGCATTCATCGCAATAAtattgtcatttgtttttttttttttttaaatataagccAAAGGAACTCATTAATGAAACAGCATAACAAAGCTCACGACCGACGATAAAAAAGCAAAGACGAGAAAAAAGCAAagtacaaaaatatcattaatttcgTTTGTCAACGAGAGTGAATGGGTCTTACTTTTTTGGTGCAAAAGAGACACACAAAGGCCCATAGAAAAAGCTTACCCtcctattattaattattattattaacatatattaaaatttcttgGAATTTCACAATAACAATTAACAGTAAAATGCTAAGTCTTTTTACAATTAGATtctaaagattatttttttcaattttattacttaatattaattttaatgggtattgaactttataatttattttctatagtgTTAAATTAGTTTTATGCAAAATTCCTTTCAACTTTacctacaaaaaaattatttctattctTTTTGTACTTGTGATGGGTTAACAAGAATCTCtggtgacaataaaaaaagatgttttatcACAGTTTGTTAACATAAAGACCTTACTATTTTCTATACAGTATGAAGATTCTaattttccatgcgtgctccaaccataAACTATCTCATACACAACAAAAACATTGACAATCTACATAAAAAATGCCTTCATTTGAAAATTCTGTTTTCTTGAGACATTATACGTCAAAGTTTTGTATGACCACAActgcttcaactcatcaatcaaatgttaaggacaaacatctatttttctACCCGGACTATTAGGATTGAGTATGACTATAAATAAGAACAGAACTCTGGTCCCATACACATTCTCGATAACAAGTGTTAAACTGTGAATATTACTGGCTAAAAAGAATATGatgtaagaaataaattaaatagattgaatctgtctgtacataacccaacatgtaaattttattattctattgaAAACTGATGATGCACATTATTAAACTGTTTACACACTTCACAATTAGAACGGTGCATCGTGATCTCATCCACTGCACTATATGAATGATGTTATATCATGTGCTTAGTAGTCTTTGgataattgaataatatttctgGTGAATactaagagaaataaaaaggtaatattttatcaataaaaatcattattatttaccaataaattttatttatcgatatttttatttttatttgaaatttttttggtagtttattttttgataCTGGGAAGTTTTGAAGtgttggtttaatttatttgtttaatgcTTGAAATGTGAAATTACGAGACCAACAACGttgatgtgaaaaaaatatgcTATCCGCTGTCGACAATGGTACACACACAGTTAAGAAGTTCATTGCCCATCACACAATGTCTGAATTCAGTCttatcataattgtttttttcagtcTTATCATAATTAATCGGCTAGGTTGATATTGCTATACCTATAATTAATATAGTGATATATGGAGCATTCTGCATACATATTGTTTAATTTCCTAGGAGGTTAATAATGTCACACGTCcctgtatttattattatattattattattattttgtctttatatCAATTCTATatgttaaatttttgttattgataGCTCATTCTgtcaattgatatatatattttggtcctCAAGATTTATCAagactttaattttgtttcctatattttatttttcttacaaataagttcttaattattttttttggtacttatattttagattaaatgaaatttagttcctaaatggtttttttttaattagttgtcTAGCTACATGTCAAATCTTAAACTTGgtcaaaattatgaaaatagatATATGATATTGTAGGCAATgaaatcttaaaatttcaaaattatcaacttaaaaaaattgagacaaaatacaagaaaataaatttaaaaaagataagagaagaaaaatattctcataatattttatttgatattataggaaacaaaaaatcttattaaaatatgaattattattattatttcctagATCACTAAAGtgattttactttaattttgattcttttctcatatatattatcataaacataggatttttttaataaaaatatatttttttataatttaaaatggaTTGATGGATAATATAAGAGTTAAGAGGATCTAACTAGATATACTCACTGAAAActaagaatttaattttctataatattatatatttatttcacaAGTTTGACCAAGTTTAAGATTTGACATGCAAGAACttaattaattgaagaaaattatttaggaaCTAATTgcatttattgtaaattataataacaaaaacacttCAATTAAGGACTTATTTGtcagagaaataaaatataagaacaaaactaaaatcTTTTAGAAAGTATGGgaccaaaataaacatcaaTGAAATATTTCGTCTCATGTATATGTCATTATTTAACGACGTTAACGTAAGGATctaacaatgataaaaatataatataaaatattggtataaagacaaaaaaaaaaaaaaaaggtgcttAATACGACATTAACCCATTTCCTAACGGGACGTGAAAAAGCCTACTGTATTACTCCTTTTTTGTCGTACCAAAGAAAGTACCGAAAAGAAAAGCCCTGCTCTCTTCTTACTCGTATTATTGCAATGAAAACAGCTAAGGGTTTGATGTATACTAGATAGGTGGGGCGGGCCAGAtaaatcatcattattattattattattattattattattattattatctttagaAATGTTCTATAATAAAAAAGCGAGGATGATCGATTATCGTGTGAATGTAATAAATACAATATGGAACTCTTTTTGGATAGACTCGACTGGAATCCCTTGTTTTTCATGATCAATGGATGCCTTCATGGTATACCCTTCATGTACTTGAGGTTCAGATTCCAAATAATTCCAaccattaattataatattcttaatataatttatttcatgtcATATATCTTACAACTAATCAATTTGGTCTTACGTGAGTACtgcaaactatatatatatatatacatttcttGGCATCTTGTCTTGATCGTCAGATTTGAAGAAATACTAGTGATTAAGCAAGCTAAACCTAAATGAAGACAAGGTCTGATCAACCCTATAGAGTATTTCTCACTAAAAAACTAAACCATCAGTCTGTCATTAACTAGTGACGACAGTGCTCTAGCTAATTACCTGACAAAACCAGTGCTACAGTTGTTCAAAATAAAGGATCTGATCCTTTTTTAGTCGTAACCAATTGTACATGCAATTGTATATATGTGTATGGTTTTAGagattaatcttttttcttcgAGGAAACAACAAAAATGAGATGGATTATAAATGAAGATTCCATCTATAGTTTGTTTTAATCCGAGGAGCTAAGCAAAACTAGGCTGCCCAAAGTCAACCAAGCAACTTGATTTTGATTACTGGCTGAAGATTTTCTGTCTTGTAAAACAGAAAAAAGGGTTTAATTACACTTGGGATTTGAGTTATACCCTTATTATAAAAACAGGAAGGCAATTATATTGACGTTAAAAGCTTGATATAATACTATTACTAGGTCATGGCTGCCTCTGTATGCTTGAGCTAGCTAGCTACCAGTGTTGTCAATGGCCAAAAGGGTTGGAGATCTGATATAATGTCATTTTCAGCaccagaaaaaaatcatgtcattttcgaaacaattattttcttttccaaaacaTTGATTGGAATAATTTAATTGAGAGGTCGAAATGTTTCAGGGAGGACTGATTTTAAACCACAAATGGCTCTTAAAAGTAACGAATTACCTTATAATCTGATCCAGTTACAcgataatattatattaatatgattCTGAAGAAATGCATCATGTTTATCATTCATCAACCAGGTAGAAACATGTAGATAAATGGATGATTCAATCATGATGCATATACGCCTCCAATGTTGAATAATTGCTGAAAAACGACGTGGAATAATTGaaaggtggtggaggaggaaaAGGTTCACGGGTGGGCTGCAATTTCTTTAACCAAAGTAGATAGCATGATTGGTGGGGCAAGAAGATGGAGTCCACAGAGTGCCTGAGTGACCACAGAAATGGCCAGCTCAGGGAGGGGATCAAGTCACGGGTTCTTACTGCTACGTGCATTTGCAAACATGAACAAATCTCTAG from Populus trichocarpa isolate Nisqually-1 chromosome 5, P.trichocarpa_v4.1, whole genome shotgun sequence includes these protein-coding regions:
- the LOC7479143 gene encoding histone deacetylase 14, chloroplastic, whose product is MELQTFRLPYFAGCRYFQRRSILRRQFCTKRSGFSISCSYSLDKDPLIEKLTDARVIYSVAPAMGHNQEAHPESYLRVPAIVSALEKAELTSKFRGSEIIELQDFKPASLDDIANVHARAYVAGLEKAMDQASEQGIIYIDGSGPTYATATTFRESLVAAGAGLTLVDSVVAASNCSQNPPTGFALIRPPGHHAIPKGPMGFCVFGNVAIAARHAQLVHGLKRVFIIDFDVHHGNGTNDAFFDDPDIYFLSTHQDGSYPGTGKIDEIGHGDGEGTTLNLPLPGGSGDISMRTVFDEVIVPSAQRFKPDIILVSAGYDAHVLDPLGSLQFTTGTYYTLASNIKELAKDLCGGRCVFFLEGGYNLDSLSYSVTDSFRAFLGEKSLASEFDNPAILYEEPSTKVKQAIQRVKHIHSL